One Pelobates fuscus isolate aPelFus1 chromosome 8, aPelFus1.pri, whole genome shotgun sequence genomic window carries:
- the LOC134571394 gene encoding olfactory receptor 5AR1-like gives MWLINKTSEFEFLFLGLSEIPNAQLPLFMIFLLIYTLTLIGNLLILLLICTDSHLHTPMYFFLSNLACVDVFYSSVTSPRMLYDFFSSNKTISLSNCITQFFFFFSFICIELYLLAAMSYDRYIAICQPLHYIQIMHPKFCAKMVSAAWTIGFLTSMIHTICTKRLAFCGPNTIYGFFCDLPQLFLLSCTNTFINVLVMFVVGTFMGSGALGITFVPYIHIFRTVMGIQTRKGKLKTFSTCTSHLMVVFIFYGTLIFTYLRPTPSSSASDDRLVSIVYTVLTPLLNPLIYSLRNKDLKEALRRTLQKILKVNKK, from the coding sequence ATGTGGCTAATAAATAAAACCAGCGAGTTTGAATTTCTGTTTCTTGGATTGTCTGAAATCCCAAATGCTCAGCTTCCACTCTTCATGATCTTCCTCCTGATATACACCTTAACTCTGATTGGCAACCTCCTCATTCTTCTCCTGATCtgtaccgattcccacctccacACGCCTATGTACTTCTTCCTCAGTAATCTTGCTTGCGTTGATGTTTTTTACTCCTCAGTGACCTCGCCTCGGATGCTCTATGATTTCTTCTCTAGTAACAAGACCATCAGCCTCTCCAACTGTATCACCcaattcttctttttcttctccttcatctGCATTGAGCTTTACCTGCTGGCGGCAATGTCCTACGACAGGTATATCGCTATCTGCCAGCCATTGCACTACATTCAAATAATGCACCCCAAATTCTGTGCCAAAATGGTGTCTGCAGCCTGGACCATTGGCTTCCTCACCTCCATGATTCATACCATTTGTACAAAAAGATTGGCCTTTTGTGGGCCCAACACCATTTATGGCTTCTTCTGTGACTTACCCCAGTTGTTCTTGCTTTCTTGCACCAATACGTTTATTAATGTCCTGGTAATGTTTGTTGTTGGAACATTCATGGGGTCGGGGGCTCTGGGTATAACATTTGTCCCATATATCCACATATTCCGTACCGTTATGGGAATTCAGACCAGGAAAGGGAAACTGAAAACCTTTTCCACCTGTACATCGCATCTTAtggtggtttttattttttatggaacCCTTATTTTTACTTACCTCCGTCCCACCCCAAGTTCTTCTGCTTCTGATGACCGCCTAGTGTCCATCGTTTATACAGTTCTGACCCCATTATTAAATCCTCTAATCTACAGTTTGAGGAACAAAGATCTGAAGGAAGCCTTAAGAAGAACTCTGCAAAAAATCCTAAAAgtcaataaaaaataa